The following are encoded together in the Humulus lupulus chromosome 5, drHumLupu1.1, whole genome shotgun sequence genome:
- the LOC133834528 gene encoding rust resistance kinase Lr10-like isoform X2 gives MAYWSSMLLLLLLLALLVEVGGAKCGWNDTAIRFPFGLKHDQDQSAYPGFELSCRGEHTVLEFPKLSLKFFVQDIDYRAQRINLYDPDNCIKRKLLEIPDLPSISPFLFAGDELTSYSLFNCSIEGVSGLYYKSRSCLAGPGYLIYYAKSQTAIEDLPLYCSKLNNFTTPFLDVLDNDNDDNELILRWLEPNCKHCEENGKSCRLNNPTNLKSIECFHHEDTTLGAAVLTVVLILVYHARNSNKQATEHKLRIERFLEDYNAMKPSRYTHADIKRMTSQFREKLGEGAYGTVYKGELSADVLVAVKILNNSKGNGEEFINEVGTIGRIHHVNVVRLVGYCADGANRALVYEFLPNGSLQQFISSPDSVHFLGWEKLKDITLGIAKGIEYLHQGCDQRILHFDIKPQNVLLDDNFTPKISDFGLAKLCSKDQSIVSITTARGTMGYIAPEVFSRNFGMISYKSDIYSFGIMLLEMVGGKKITDVKEEVYYPEWIYNLLEEGEDLVIHIDKEEDTKIAKKLAIVGLWCIQWHPTDRPSMKVVVQMLEREEKLTLPPNPFASTDSTKTVVDMPRRRMNLDLETITELE, from the exons ATGGCGTATTGGTCAAGCAtgctgttgctgttgctgcttcTGGCGTTGTTGGTCGAGGTTGGAGGAGCCAAGTGTGGATGGAACGACACAGCTATCAGATTCCCCTTTGGACTCAAACATGACCAAGATCAGTCAGCCTACCCTGGGTTCGAGTTATCTTGCAGAGGCGAACACACAGTTCTTGAGTTCCCAAAATTATCTTTGAAGTTCTTCGTTCAAGATATTGACTATAGAGCTCAAAGAATTAACCTTTACGACCCTGATAATTGCATTAAGAGAAAGCTTTTAGAAATCCCTGACTTACCATCAATTTCTCCATTTCTTTTCGCCGGAGATGAGCTCACTAGTTATTCCTTGTTCAATTGTTCTATCGAAGGAGTTAGCGGACTCTATTACAAATCCAGATCTTGCCTTGCTGGCCCTGGATATCTTATTTATTATGCAAAATCTCAAACTGCAATTGAAGACTTGCCCTTATATTGTTCCAAGTTGAATAACTTCACTACACCCTTTCTAGATGTACTggataatgataatgatgatAACGAACTAATTTTGAGATGGCTTGAACCAAATTGTAAACATTGTGAAGAAAATGGGAAGAGTTGCCGTCTCAATAATCCCACCAATCTCAAATCAATTGAATGTTTTCATCATGAAG ATACAACCCTTGGTGCGGCAGTCCTGACAGTGGTACTTATTCTAGTTTATCATGCTCGCAACTCTAATAAACAGGCAACCGAGCATAAACTGAGAATAGAGAGATTTTTGGAGGATTACAACGCTATGAAACCAAGCAGGTATACACATGCTGATATCAAACGAATGACTAGTCAATTCAGGGAAAAATTGGGGGAAGGAGCTTACGGAACAGTTTACAAAGGAGAGCTCTCTGCTGATGTTTTGGTCGCAGTGAAAATCCTTAACAATTCAAAAGGAAATGGAGAAGAGTTCATAAATGAAGTTGGTACAATTGGTCGAATTCACCATGTCAACGTGGTTCGTTTGGTTGGCTATTGTGCGGATGGAGCCAATAGAGCTCTTGTTTATGAGTTCTTACCAAATGGGTCATTGCAACAATTCATATCTTCACCAGATTCTGTACATTTCCTTGGATGGGAAAAGTTGAAAGACATTACTTTAGGCATAGCTAAAGGAATTGAATACCTTCACCAAGGATGCGACCAACGAATTCTTCATTTTGATATAAAACCTCAAAATGTTTTGTTGGACGACAACTTCACTCCAAAAATTTCAGATTTTGGTTTGGCCAAGTTGTGTTCCAAGGATCAAAGTATAGTGTCAATTACTACTGCTAGAGGGACCATGGGTTACATTGCACCTGAAGTTTTCTCTAGAAACTTTGGAATGATTTCATATAAATCAGATATCTATAGTTTTGGAATAATGCTGCTTGAAATGGTTGGAGGGAAGAAGATCACTGACGTGAAAGAGGAAGTTTACTATCCAGAATGGATTTATAACCTCTTAGAAGAAGGGGAAGATCTAGTAATTCATATCGACAAAGAAGAAGATACTAAGATTGCTAAAAAGTTAGCAATTGTAGGACTATGGTGCATTCAGTGGCACCCTACAGATCGTCCTTCTATGAAAGTTGTGGTTCAAATGCTTGAAAGAGAAGAGAAGTTGACTTTACCACCTAATCCTTTTGCCTCTACAGATTCAACAAAAACTGTAGTTGATATGCCAAGAAGGCGAATGAACCTAGACTTAGAAACTATAACTGAGTTGGAGTGA
- the LOC133834528 gene encoding rust resistance kinase Lr10-like isoform X1, with product MAYWSSMLLLLLLLALLVEVGGAKCGWNDTAIRFPFGLKHDQDQSAYPGFELSCRGEHTVLEFPKLSLKFFVQDIDYRAQRINLYDPDNCIKRKLLEIPDLPSISPFLFAGDELTSYSLFNCSIEGVSGLYYKSRSCLAGPGYLIYYAKSQTAIEDLPLYCSKLNNFTTPFLDVLDNDNDDNELILRWLEPNCKHCEENGKSCRLNNPTNLKSIECFHHEDKPMNLMAIIDTTLGAAVLTVVLILVYHARNSNKQATEHKLRIERFLEDYNAMKPSRYTHADIKRMTSQFREKLGEGAYGTVYKGELSADVLVAVKILNNSKGNGEEFINEVGTIGRIHHVNVVRLVGYCADGANRALVYEFLPNGSLQQFISSPDSVHFLGWEKLKDITLGIAKGIEYLHQGCDQRILHFDIKPQNVLLDDNFTPKISDFGLAKLCSKDQSIVSITTARGTMGYIAPEVFSRNFGMISYKSDIYSFGIMLLEMVGGKKITDVKEEVYYPEWIYNLLEEGEDLVIHIDKEEDTKIAKKLAIVGLWCIQWHPTDRPSMKVVVQMLEREEKLTLPPNPFASTDSTKTVVDMPRRRMNLDLETITELE from the exons ATGGCGTATTGGTCAAGCAtgctgttgctgttgctgcttcTGGCGTTGTTGGTCGAGGTTGGAGGAGCCAAGTGTGGATGGAACGACACAGCTATCAGATTCCCCTTTGGACTCAAACATGACCAAGATCAGTCAGCCTACCCTGGGTTCGAGTTATCTTGCAGAGGCGAACACACAGTTCTTGAGTTCCCAAAATTATCTTTGAAGTTCTTCGTTCAAGATATTGACTATAGAGCTCAAAGAATTAACCTTTACGACCCTGATAATTGCATTAAGAGAAAGCTTTTAGAAATCCCTGACTTACCATCAATTTCTCCATTTCTTTTCGCCGGAGATGAGCTCACTAGTTATTCCTTGTTCAATTGTTCTATCGAAGGAGTTAGCGGACTCTATTACAAATCCAGATCTTGCCTTGCTGGCCCTGGATATCTTATTTATTATGCAAAATCTCAAACTGCAATTGAAGACTTGCCCTTATATTGTTCCAAGTTGAATAACTTCACTACACCCTTTCTAGATGTACTggataatgataatgatgatAACGAACTAATTTTGAGATGGCTTGAACCAAATTGTAAACATTGTGAAGAAAATGGGAAGAGTTGCCGTCTCAATAATCCCACCAATCTCAAATCAATTGAATGTTTTCATCATGAAG ATAAACCTATGAATCTTATGGCTATTATTG ATACAACCCTTGGTGCGGCAGTCCTGACAGTGGTACTTATTCTAGTTTATCATGCTCGCAACTCTAATAAACAGGCAACCGAGCATAAACTGAGAATAGAGAGATTTTTGGAGGATTACAACGCTATGAAACCAAGCAGGTATACACATGCTGATATCAAACGAATGACTAGTCAATTCAGGGAAAAATTGGGGGAAGGAGCTTACGGAACAGTTTACAAAGGAGAGCTCTCTGCTGATGTTTTGGTCGCAGTGAAAATCCTTAACAATTCAAAAGGAAATGGAGAAGAGTTCATAAATGAAGTTGGTACAATTGGTCGAATTCACCATGTCAACGTGGTTCGTTTGGTTGGCTATTGTGCGGATGGAGCCAATAGAGCTCTTGTTTATGAGTTCTTACCAAATGGGTCATTGCAACAATTCATATCTTCACCAGATTCTGTACATTTCCTTGGATGGGAAAAGTTGAAAGACATTACTTTAGGCATAGCTAAAGGAATTGAATACCTTCACCAAGGATGCGACCAACGAATTCTTCATTTTGATATAAAACCTCAAAATGTTTTGTTGGACGACAACTTCACTCCAAAAATTTCAGATTTTGGTTTGGCCAAGTTGTGTTCCAAGGATCAAAGTATAGTGTCAATTACTACTGCTAGAGGGACCATGGGTTACATTGCACCTGAAGTTTTCTCTAGAAACTTTGGAATGATTTCATATAAATCAGATATCTATAGTTTTGGAATAATGCTGCTTGAAATGGTTGGAGGGAAGAAGATCACTGACGTGAAAGAGGAAGTTTACTATCCAGAATGGATTTATAACCTCTTAGAAGAAGGGGAAGATCTAGTAATTCATATCGACAAAGAAGAAGATACTAAGATTGCTAAAAAGTTAGCAATTGTAGGACTATGGTGCATTCAGTGGCACCCTACAGATCGTCCTTCTATGAAAGTTGTGGTTCAAATGCTTGAAAGAGAAGAGAAGTTGACTTTACCACCTAATCCTTTTGCCTCTACAGATTCAACAAAAACTGTAGTTGATATGCCAAGAAGGCGAATGAACCTAGACTTAGAAACTATAACTGAGTTGGAGTGA